One part of the Terrimicrobium sacchariphilum genome encodes these proteins:
- a CDS encoding type II secretion system protein, translated as MIIKDQRKAGRDAWKSYHCSPGKLDEKYIDINFKICLDAREDQPMKMRIPPRNAVNGAFTLMELLVAISIVILLVVVLSPSAINGMREAESVKCIANLRQLGSAITTYTAEKGVFPPGGWIGGIPWVTETFPYTGNRSDVYFCPAGGKRGPNGEWAWNTFPAPAQKILYSMHYAYNAMLNGDGSPVPSGPRSPQGVRSLSHLPMVIDVVWQNNFYAFDGVFPREPTPKSGSSFATRHMNLGHVLWGDGSVTASSTQTLYDLQRQVGLMEFFRGDY; from the coding sequence ATGATCATCAAAGATCAGCGAAAAGCCGGCCGAGACGCATGGAAGTCATATCATTGCTCGCCAGGAAAGTTGGATGAAAAATATATCGATATTAATTTTAAGATCTGCTTGGATGCGAGAGAAGATCAACCGATGAAGATGAGAATTCCTCCCCGGAATGCAGTGAATGGTGCGTTCACACTCATGGAGCTTCTGGTGGCTATCAGCATTGTGATTCTTCTCGTCGTGGTATTGAGTCCCTCTGCCATAAATGGGATGCGGGAGGCAGAGTCGGTCAAATGCATCGCCAATCTGCGCCAGCTTGGTTCCGCGATCACGACATATACTGCGGAGAAAGGGGTGTTTCCTCCGGGGGGATGGATCGGTGGTATTCCTTGGGTTACGGAGACATTCCCCTATACAGGGAATCGCTCGGATGTCTATTTTTGCCCGGCGGGAGGGAAGCGAGGCCCGAACGGAGAATGGGCGTGGAACACGTTTCCTGCTCCCGCGCAAAAGATCCTTTACTCCATGCATTATGCCTATAATGCCATGCTTAACGGCGATGGATCACCGGTGCCCTCCGGGCCGCGTAGTCCCCAAGGTGTGAGAAGTCTTTCCCATCTCCCCATGGTGATTGATGTCGTTTGGCAGAATAATTTCTATGCTTTCGATGGAGTCTTTCCAAGGGAACCGACTCCGAAGTCTGGCTCATCGTTTGCGACCAGACATATGAATTTGGGGCATGTCCTGTGGGGCGATGGCAGCGTCACAGCCTCCAGCACCCAAACCCTATACGACCTCCAGCGCCAGGTTGGGCTGATGGAATTCTTCCGTGGCGATTACTGA
- a CDS encoding right-handed parallel beta-helix repeat-containing protein, with product MRNLVVLVTFVLLIGLPSAGSARAAGELFDLQKLIDDEVAKDSKEIVIPPGVYRVKPHDRVHLRLEGLRDTVIVAKGVTMICTETTQAISIGNCRNLTLQGLSIDYDPLPFTQGRITALGPEKSWAEFELFNGYPENVGTHVEIFDGRTEQLKSRTHYGWREVERIAERTYRIKKSAAYAYDPESDREEVGDIMVVSSDYTPGGYRPHAIVSTGCENLRLEDVTLYASNCFSFFEVECDNSTYLRCALKPRPLGDDIKPRGLRRIRSGNADAFHSKYARRGPQLIDCVARFQGDDCVNICGEYFMTGESAGNTVRVFLHRPLNIEVGALIEIISYDGTRLPDATVVAIQEGGKVTDEERSFIKAQRMDKGQQGKLVAPGARAALLVLDRSVTIPVGSVVASQKRVGNGFLVQGCDFGFNRSRGILIKASNGRIVNNRITSTWGPSILVSPEWWWLEAGSSCNLEIRGNTIKDSLNTAIEITAHSGAGEIAPAGLHRNIAIMDNVFEGCRLPCVKVTSTAGLRIEGNTWPSGAADGAAVVYRNCSGVNPSFPAPKSQSAD from the coding sequence ATGCGAAATCTTGTCGTTCTAGTAACCTTTGTCTTGCTGATCGGTCTGCCATCAGCAGGTTCTGCCCGGGCAGCGGGAGAGTTGTTCGATCTGCAAAAGTTGATTGACGATGAGGTCGCCAAAGACAGCAAGGAGATCGTGATTCCTCCCGGAGTCTATCGGGTGAAGCCGCATGACCGTGTGCATCTGCGCCTGGAGGGACTTCGGGATACTGTGATCGTGGCCAAGGGGGTGACGATGATTTGCACCGAAACCACCCAAGCCATAAGCATTGGCAACTGCCGCAATCTCACGTTGCAGGGGTTGAGTATCGACTATGATCCGCTGCCCTTTACTCAAGGACGCATTACCGCATTGGGGCCTGAGAAGAGCTGGGCCGAGTTCGAACTCTTCAATGGCTATCCGGAGAATGTTGGAACCCATGTCGAAATATTCGACGGGCGTACTGAGCAACTTAAATCGCGGACTCATTATGGATGGCGCGAGGTGGAGAGAATCGCGGAGCGAACCTACAGGATCAAAAAGAGCGCGGCGTATGCCTATGATCCCGAGTCGGATCGAGAAGAGGTGGGGGACATCATGGTTGTCAGCAGCGACTATACTCCAGGCGGCTATCGGCCTCATGCCATCGTGAGTACAGGGTGTGAAAATCTCAGACTTGAGGATGTGACACTATATGCGAGCAACTGCTTCTCCTTCTTTGAAGTGGAGTGCGACAACTCCACATACCTCAGGTGCGCTCTCAAACCCCGACCGCTGGGCGACGATATCAAGCCACGTGGTTTGCGGCGCATACGTTCAGGCAATGCCGACGCCTTCCACAGCAAGTATGCGAGGCGCGGGCCCCAGCTTATTGACTGTGTCGCCAGGTTTCAGGGTGACGATTGTGTCAATATCTGTGGCGAGTATTTCATGACAGGGGAGTCTGCCGGAAACACGGTGCGGGTATTCCTTCATCGCCCCTTGAATATCGAGGTGGGTGCACTCATCGAGATCATATCCTATGATGGAACGCGTTTACCCGACGCCACTGTGGTGGCGATCCAGGAGGGCGGCAAGGTTACGGATGAGGAACGATCCTTTATCAAGGCTCAGCGCATGGATAAAGGGCAACAGGGAAAACTTGTCGCTCCAGGAGCTCGAGCCGCACTCCTGGTCCTTGATCGCAGCGTGACAATTCCCGTTGGTTCTGTGGTTGCTTCTCAAAAACGCGTTGGAAACGGATTCCTGGTGCAGGGATGCGATTTTGGCTTCAACCGTTCCCGGGGAATCTTGATCAAGGCAAGCAACGGGAGGATCGTTAATAATAGGATCACCTCAACCTGGGGACCCTCGATTCTGGTTTCTCCAGAATGGTGGTGGCTGGAGGCGGGGAGTTCCTGCAACCTGGAGATCCGCGGGAATACGATCAAGGATTCACTCAATACCGCCATCGAAATCACGGCGCATTCCGGAGCTGGAGAAATCGCTCCTGCCGGTCTTCATCGCAATATTGCCATTATGGATAACGTCTTCGAAGGCTGCCGCCTTCCTTGTGTCAAGGTGACCTCCACGGCGGGCCTTCGTATTGAAGGCAATACATGGCCTTCAGGTGCAGCGGATGGGGCGGCAGTCGTTTATCGGAATTGTTCGGGTGTGAACCCGTCTTTCCCCGCCCCAAAGAGCCAGTCGGCAGACTAG
- a CDS encoding right-handed parallel beta-helix repeat-containing protein, translating to MPLIEAARFGIEPNSEKDAIPALRAALTACRDTNASALAFEGGTYHFWPDRAFEKYAFISNNDEGLKRVAFLLRGKHHFRIDGRGAQFIFHGPMTPFLVEECRDLRIENLSIDYTRPFHSEGRILAVREDSVDLAIPEDYPFDIRNGVLVFVADIRHPSVPTTVKSGEILYPYGHLLAYDPERRETAYMVYDKYGVQSGIAAESIGPRQVRIQVPGVNASPGDTLVFAAAHRNDPGFVISKSSDIRLRNVRIHHVGGMGVIAQRSANISLDHLIVAPPNESRVISATADATHFTNCTGRIEIRDCIFENQMDDASNIHGLYGQVTRILGPNKLEVRLVHPQQAGLTFIEAGTRLEFSDHRTLEGFGECVVESVEYLNKEYSIVTTTEMLPASVLPRTVVADADANTAEVIIENCVIRNNRARGILLGSRGKMRITGNTFHTPGAALLFEGDANHWFEQAGVRDVVIRNNTFDNCNYGVWGDACIEVRSGIAEASRVASRYNRNITIEENVFRVFGTHPLVAIYSVSGLTFRKNSVELTHLYPPRKNDGHGWLDSSNCDRIQWEDPVEICGKRSLPDAHKVLVPVAEA from the coding sequence ATGCCACTTATCGAAGCAGCCCGATTCGGGATCGAACCCAACTCGGAAAAAGACGCAATCCCCGCATTGCGGGCGGCGCTGACGGCTTGCCGGGACACAAATGCGTCCGCGCTTGCATTCGAGGGTGGCACGTATCACTTCTGGCCGGATCGGGCATTCGAGAAATATGCCTTCATCAGCAACAATGATGAGGGATTGAAACGCGTCGCCTTCCTGCTCCGCGGCAAGCACCATTTCCGCATCGATGGCCGCGGCGCCCAGTTTATCTTCCACGGGCCGATGACGCCTTTTCTGGTCGAGGAGTGTCGCGACCTGCGCATCGAGAATCTTAGTATCGACTATACCCGCCCCTTTCATTCGGAAGGCCGTATCCTCGCCGTGCGGGAGGATAGCGTAGATCTGGCGATACCAGAGGATTATCCCTTCGACATTCGCAACGGCGTGCTCGTCTTCGTCGCCGACATCCGGCATCCGTCCGTCCCGACGACGGTAAAGAGCGGAGAAATACTCTACCCCTATGGTCATTTGCTGGCCTATGACCCGGAGCGCCGCGAGACCGCCTACATGGTATATGACAAATACGGCGTGCAGTCGGGTATCGCAGCTGAGAGCATCGGGCCGCGTCAGGTAAGAATACAAGTGCCGGGGGTGAATGCCAGCCCTGGAGACACGCTGGTCTTTGCCGCAGCCCACCGCAATGATCCCGGATTTGTCATTTCCAAGAGCAGCGATATCCGGCTGCGCAATGTCCGCATCCATCATGTCGGAGGCATGGGAGTGATCGCGCAGCGGTCGGCCAATATTTCCCTGGATCATCTCATCGTTGCCCCGCCGAACGAGTCCCGCGTGATCAGCGCGACCGCTGATGCCACCCACTTCACCAACTGCACCGGCCGCATCGAGATCCGCGACTGTATTTTCGAAAACCAGATGGACGATGCATCAAACATCCACGGCCTGTATGGTCAGGTGACCCGCATCCTCGGTCCGAACAAACTCGAGGTGCGTCTGGTTCATCCCCAGCAAGCCGGCCTCACATTTATCGAAGCAGGCACGCGGCTGGAGTTCTCCGATCATCGCACCCTTGAAGGCTTCGGCGAGTGCGTCGTCGAGAGCGTGGAATATCTCAACAAGGAGTACTCCATCGTCACCACAACGGAGATGCTCCCGGCGAGCGTTCTACCACGTACCGTGGTGGCGGATGCCGATGCCAATACCGCGGAGGTCATCATCGAGAATTGCGTGATTCGAAACAACCGCGCCCGCGGCATCCTCCTGGGGTCTCGCGGGAAGATGCGCATCACGGGAAACACCTTTCATACGCCAGGCGCCGCCCTGCTCTTTGAGGGAGACGCCAATCATTGGTTTGAACAAGCCGGGGTGCGTGATGTCGTGATCCGGAACAATACGTTCGATAATTGCAACTATGGCGTCTGGGGAGACGCCTGCATCGAGGTCCGGTCTGGCATCGCAGAAGCTTCCAGGGTCGCCAGCAGGTACAACCGAAATATCACGATCGAGGAGAATGTCTTCCGAGTGTTTGGCACTCATCCACTCGTCGCGATCTATTCCGTCTCGGGATTGACCTTCCGCAAGAACAGCGTGGAACTCACCCATCTCTATCCTCCCCGCAAGAATGACGGCCACGGATGGCTCGACTCCTCCAACTGCGACCGCATCCAGTGGGAAGATCCTGTCGAGATTTGTGGAAAGAGATCGCTTCCCGACGCCCATAAAGTCCTGGTTCCTGTGGCAGAGGCCTAG